From the Acetobacter aceti genome, one window contains:
- the cysC gene encoding adenylyl-sulfate kinase: MSDTLSAARLDPADREALLDTATPIVIVGHVDHGKSTLIGRLLYDTDNLQDGKVQQIIESSKKRGLAVEWSFLLDSLQIERDQGVTVDSTRIPFRLGNRQFVIVDAPGHRQFLRNMITGAADAEAAVLVVDANEGAQEQTRRHAMLLRLIGIRHIIVLLNKADLLGFDEQKIRAVEKSVTELLAQLELKPSLFVPASARDGDNIASRSDKSPWYTGPILTEALAAVPSGNTRAALPFRMPVQDVYRYDDVRYVAGRIERGVIREGDTVEIGTQGSKARVAKVARWNAADSKEAVAGESIALVLEPDVIPARGDMLFLPHQAPEKTARIRAHLFWLRQEPLRVGESFRLRLSTAEHQVTVASIDSVLRLDDLTEQQAEEVGPEGFAHVTLVAGEAIQFDPFSPGTSDGRGVLVDRNQRIVGGAPLLGPADLKNGHAIHPSAGEVDGAQRARSKGHKARVVWLTGLSGAGKSTIARLAEKKLFARGTDAFVLDGDTLRMGLCSDLGFTEADRHENVRRAAEVAKILTQAGQVVIVALISPLVADRALARKIVGEAFDEVFIDTSLATCEQRDSKGLYKAARDGKIENFTGISSPYEAPTKADLHIKADGVAAEENAEALVRHILSVI; the protein is encoded by the coding sequence ATGAGCGACACATTATCCGCCGCACGCCTCGATCCCGCTGACCGCGAGGCCCTGCTCGATACGGCAACCCCCATCGTCATCGTCGGGCACGTCGATCACGGCAAATCCACCCTGATCGGCCGCCTGCTGTATGACACCGACAATCTGCAGGACGGCAAGGTCCAGCAGATCATCGAGTCCTCGAAGAAGCGCGGTCTGGCCGTCGAATGGAGCTTCCTGCTCGACAGCCTCCAGATCGAGCGCGATCAGGGCGTGACGGTTGATTCCACCCGTATCCCGTTCCGCCTCGGCAACCGCCAGTTCGTGATCGTCGATGCGCCGGGCCACCGCCAGTTCCTGCGCAACATGATCACCGGCGCCGCCGATGCCGAAGCCGCCGTTCTGGTCGTGGACGCCAACGAGGGCGCTCAGGAGCAGACCCGTCGCCACGCGATGCTGCTGCGCCTGATCGGTATCCGCCACATCATCGTGCTGCTGAACAAGGCCGACCTGCTGGGCTTCGACGAGCAGAAGATCCGCGCCGTCGAGAAGTCCGTGACCGAACTGCTGGCCCAGCTTGAGCTGAAGCCGTCCCTGTTCGTTCCGGCTTCCGCCCGTGACGGCGACAATATCGCCAGCCGTTCCGACAAGTCTCCCTGGTACACCGGTCCGATCCTCACCGAGGCTCTGGCGGCGGTCCCGAGCGGCAACACCCGCGCCGCCCTGCCGTTCCGCATGCCGGTGCAGGATGTCTACCGCTATGACGACGTGCGCTATGTCGCCGGTCGCATCGAACGCGGCGTCATCCGTGAGGGCGATACGGTGGAAATCGGTACGCAGGGCAGCAAGGCCCGTGTGGCGAAGGTCGCCCGCTGGAATGCGGCCGACAGCAAGGAAGCTGTGGCGGGTGAATCCATCGCCTTGGTGCTTGAACCGGACGTGATTCCCGCCCGCGGCGATATGCTGTTCCTGCCGCATCAGGCTCCCGAGAAAACGGCCCGTATCCGCGCCCACCTGTTCTGGCTGCGTCAGGAGCCGCTGCGGGTTGGCGAAAGCTTCCGTCTGCGGCTCTCCACCGCCGAGCATCAGGTGACGGTGGCGTCGATCGACTCAGTGCTGCGTCTCGATGATCTGACCGAGCAGCAGGCCGAGGAAGTCGGTCCCGAGGGTTTCGCGCATGTCACACTGGTGGCGGGTGAGGCCATCCAGTTCGATCCGTTCTCGCCCGGCACGTCCGATGGACGCGGCGTTCTGGTTGACCGCAACCAGCGCATCGTCGGCGGCGCGCCGCTGCTTGGTCCGGCCGATCTGAAGAATGGTCACGCGATTCATCCGTCCGCTGGCGAAGTTGACGGCGCACAGCGTGCCCGCAGCAAAGGACACAAGGCGCGAGTCGTCTGGCTGACCGGCCTGTCCGGCGCAGGCAAGAGCACCATCGCCCGTCTGGCCGAGAAAAAGCTGTTTGCCCGTGGCACGGACGCCTTCGTTCTGGATGGTGACACGCTGCGTATGGGTCTGTGCAGTGACCTCGGCTTCACCGAAGCTGATCGTCACGAGAACGTCCGCCGTGCCGCCGAGGTCGCCAAAATCCTCACGCAGGCCGGTCAGGTCGTGATCGTGGCGCTGATCTCGCCGCTGGTGGCCGACCGTGCTCTCGCCCGGAAGATCGTCGGTGAGGCGTTTGACGAGGTCTTTATCGACACCAGTCTTGCAACCTGTGAGCAGCGTGATTCCAAGGGGCTCTATAAAGCCGCGCGGGATGGCAAAATCGAGAACTTCACAGGCATCAGTTCGCCCTATGAAGCGCCGACCAAAGCTGATCTGCATATCAAGGCGGATGGGGTTGCAGCGGAAGAGAACGCTGAAGCGCTTGTCAGGCATATCCTGAGCGTCATCTGA
- the cysD gene encoding sulfate adenylyltransferase subunit CysD: MDHLDQLEAQSVFILREAYRKLKPLAMLWSLGKDSNVMVWLARKAFMGRVPFPVMHVDTEKKFPEMYAFRDEYTKKWNLDLLLGYCPPVEEMDPTLPPAARSAARKTAGLASMIETHKLQGVIAGIRRDEQGTRAKERVFSPRGASHKWDIRNQPPEFWDQYATPHEEGMHIRVHPLLSWREIDIWRYIERENIPLVDLYFARDGKRYRSLGDSDITSPVESNASTVAEVIAELETTKTSERAGRAMDHESEDAFERLRVAGYL; this comes from the coding sequence ATGGATCATCTCGATCAACTTGAAGCGCAGAGCGTCTTCATCCTCCGCGAAGCGTATCGGAAGCTGAAGCCGCTGGCCATGCTGTGGTCGCTCGGCAAGGACTCCAACGTCATGGTCTGGCTCGCCCGCAAGGCGTTCATGGGCCGCGTGCCGTTCCCGGTGATGCATGTCGATACGGAGAAGAAATTCCCCGAGATGTATGCGTTCCGCGACGAATATACGAAGAAGTGGAACCTCGATCTGCTGCTGGGCTACTGTCCGCCGGTCGAGGAAATGGACCCGACCCTGCCGCCCGCCGCCCGGTCTGCCGCCCGCAAGACTGCTGGTCTCGCCAGCATGATCGAGACCCACAAGCTTCAGGGTGTCATCGCCGGCATCCGTCGTGACGAGCAGGGCACCCGCGCCAAGGAGCGCGTGTTCAGCCCGCGTGGCGCGTCCCACAAGTGGGACATCCGCAACCAGCCGCCCGAGTTCTGGGACCAGTACGCCACTCCGCACGAGGAAGGCATGCACATCCGTGTGCATCCGCTGCTTTCATGGCGCGAGATCGACATCTGGCGCTACATCGAGCGCGAGAACATCCCGCTGGTCGACCTGTATTTCGCCAGGGACGGCAAGCGTTACCGCTCGCTTGGCGATTCCGACATCACTTCCCCGGTCGAGAGCAATGCCTCCACCGTGGCTGAGGTCATCGCGGAACTGGAAACCACCAAGACGTCCGAGCGTGCTGGCCGCGCCATGGACCATGAATCCGAAGACGCATTCGAGCGGCTGCGTGTCGCCGGTTATCTCTGA
- a CDS encoding phosphoadenylyl-sulfate reductase: MSDVSVTQQQIDILRAAGTDAGAILQAACDVLPGQVAVLSSFGAESALLLALAAEVDPAIPVLFLETGMHFPETIAYRHELARTLGLLDVIDVRPSERAIQDRDPESQLWAFDPDACCKMRKVEPLDAATLPYPALITGRKRSQAATRNRMEIVEVDGEGRIKINPLAEWSREEIDAEMTRRGLPRHPLASKGYPSIGCAPCTRPVGKNEDPRAGRWAGMAKVECGIHRPT, encoded by the coding sequence ATGTCAGACGTGAGCGTCACCCAGCAACAGATCGATATTCTCCGGGCTGCCGGAACCGATGCGGGCGCTATCCTGCAAGCTGCATGCGATGTGCTGCCGGGACAGGTCGCCGTGCTGTCGTCGTTCGGTGCTGAGTCCGCTCTTCTTCTGGCTCTGGCCGCCGAGGTCGATCCCGCCATTCCGGTTCTGTTTCTGGAGACCGGCATGCACTTCCCGGAGACGATCGCATACCGCCACGAGCTTGCCCGCACCCTCGGCCTGCTTGATGTGATTGACGTCCGACCTTCGGAGCGCGCGATTCAGGACCGCGACCCTGAGAGCCAGCTCTGGGCTTTTGATCCCGACGCCTGCTGCAAGATGCGCAAGGTGGAACCGCTTGATGCCGCCACCCTGCCCTATCCCGCATTGATCACAGGGCGGAAACGTTCACAGGCCGCGACACGCAATCGTATGGAAATCGTCGAGGTGGATGGCGAAGGACGCATCAAGATCAACCCGCTGGCCGAATGGAGCAGGGAAGAAATTGACGCGGAAATGACCCGACGCGGCTTGCCGCGTCACCCGCTGGCCTCCAAAGGTTATCCCTCGATCGGCTGTGCGCCCTGCACACGGCCGGTGGGAAAAAATGAAGATCCCCGTGCCGGCCGCTGGGCTGGTATGGCAAAAGTCGAATGTGGCATTCACCGCCCCACCTGA
- a CDS encoding glutathione S-transferase N-terminal domain-containing protein → MKLYYSPGACSLASHIILKETGLPYSLEKVDLKTKKTETGEDFLAINGRGAVPALETTPGVYLTQNVAILPYIGDHSAVSAFKPEAGSLERARLAEALGFCEDIHSAVGVLFADVLEPAVRERLVGLAHRRLGQFESMLTEGRDYWLETGFTQADALAFVILSWAEPLNLDLSPYVKAVALRDRVAVRPAVQAALKEEGLV, encoded by the coding sequence ATGAAGCTTTATTATTCGCCAGGCGCCTGCTCTCTCGCTTCCCATATCATCCTGAAAGAAACCGGCCTTCCGTATTCACTGGAAAAAGTCGATCTGAAAACAAAAAAAACCGAAACAGGCGAAGATTTCCTTGCCATAAACGGTCGTGGAGCCGTCCCGGCGCTTGAGACCACCCCCGGCGTTTATCTGACGCAGAATGTGGCCATCCTTCCGTATATAGGCGACCACTCCGCTGTTTCAGCCTTCAAACCGGAAGCCGGTTCTCTGGAGCGGGCCCGTCTGGCGGAAGCGCTTGGCTTTTGCGAGGACATTCATTCGGCTGTGGGTGTGCTTTTCGCTGATGTTCTGGAACCCGCCGTCCGCGAACGGCTTGTCGGTCTGGCGCACCGCAGGCTGGGTCAGTTCGAAAGCATGCTGACGGAAGGACGCGACTACTGGCTTGAGACAGGCTTTACACAGGCGGATGCGCTGGCGTTTGTCATTCTCAGTTGGGCCGAACCGTTGAATCTCGATCTCTCTCCCTACGTCAAAGCCGTTGCATTGCGCGACCGCGTGGCAGTTCGTCCTGCCGTGCAGGCTGCCCTCAAGGAAGAAGGGCTGGTCTGA
- a CDS encoding methyltransferase domain-containing protein yields MEHHHAIFDRHTVRLHRDRAATTLDSVSAVLEEAADRLIERLDDLTRPFTLALDIGGRGATASSLQMRGIEVVSSDLSPRMARHVRDRTGTLTVCADEEFLPFAENSFDLVIASLSLHWINDLPGALLQIRKILKPDGLFLASMPVLPTLAPLRAGFEEAELALSGGVSPHVSPFPTLRDCASLLQRAGFALPVVDADVMDIRYRSGLALFRDLRAAGETNALSLRDRRIPDPALFPTALEGLAEKCGDTEGILSLPLHLAVMSAWAPAPTQPKPLAPGQFTTSLRDVLGSPD; encoded by the coding sequence ATGGAACATCACCATGCCATCTTCGACCGCCATACTGTCAGACTGCATCGGGATCGTGCGGCGACTACTCTTGATAGTGTGTCCGCTGTTCTGGAAGAAGCCGCGGACCGGCTGATTGAGCGACTGGACGACCTGACACGGCCCTTCACGCTGGCGCTCGACATCGGCGGTCGGGGAGCGACGGCGTCCAGCCTTCAGATGCGCGGGATTGAGGTTGTCAGCAGCGATCTGTCGCCACGTATGGCGCGTCACGTCCGGGACAGGACCGGCACGCTGACAGTCTGTGCCGATGAAGAATTTCTTCCCTTTGCAGAGAACAGCTTCGACCTGGTGATCGCCAGTCTTTCGCTGCACTGGATCAACGACCTTCCGGGGGCGCTGCTCCAGATCAGAAAAATCCTGAAACCGGATGGCTTGTTTCTGGCCAGCATGCCCGTGTTGCCCACCCTCGCCCCTTTGCGCGCCGGGTTCGAGGAAGCGGAACTCGCCCTGAGCGGCGGTGTCTCACCGCATGTCTCGCCTTTTCCAACATTGCGGGATTGCGCCTCCCTGCTTCAGCGGGCGGGCTTTGCTCTGCCAGTTGTGGACGCGGATGTGATGGATATCCGTTACCGTTCGGGACTGGCGCTGTTTCGGGATCTGCGGGCTGCGGGCGAGACCAACGCCCTGTCCCTGCGGGACCGACGTATTCCTGACCCGGCGCTTTTCCCGACAGCACTCGAAGGACTGGCGGAAAAATGTGGGGATACGGAGGGCATTCTGTCCCTACCCCTGCATCTGGCTGTGATGAGCGCCTGGGCGCCTGCCCCGACACAGCCAAAGCCGCTCGCGCCGGGACAGTTCACAACGTCTCTACGTGATGTGTTGGGAAGCCCGGATTGA
- a CDS encoding ComF family protein, translated as MTLLSGQWGRALRTTGRFALDLVLPPTCSSCGEEVDQPHSLCPACFIRMHPIGEPRCDQCGVPLPASTHLGRDARCVSCELHPPVWSKARAAYVYDEGSRDLILSLKYADRTQNAIILARQMNRAGRDILEQADWLIPVPVHWRRLLERKYNQAALLARAVSRLAVVPVFVDALQRPRATSRLASFSADERAREMQDAIRVRPRAVDTLKGRRVVLVDDILTTGSTAAACTSVLLSAGAASVCLLAAARTTPDAQEDISQTELPED; from the coding sequence ATGACGCTCCTCTCCGGACAGTGGGGCAGGGCGCTCAGAACCACTGGCCGTTTTGCGCTGGATCTTGTGCTGCCCCCCACATGCTCATCCTGTGGCGAGGAGGTGGATCAGCCCCATTCGCTCTGCCCGGCCTGTTTCATCAGGATGCACCCGATCGGCGAACCTCGCTGTGACCAGTGTGGTGTGCCGCTGCCAGCCTCCACACATCTCGGGCGGGACGCCCGCTGCGTTTCCTGTGAACTGCATCCACCAGTCTGGTCGAAAGCCCGTGCGGCCTACGTCTATGACGAGGGATCACGTGATCTGATCCTGTCGCTCAAATATGCCGACCGCACACAGAACGCCATCATTCTGGCGAGGCAGATGAACAGGGCCGGGCGAGACATTCTGGAGCAGGCGGACTGGCTGATCCCGGTTCCGGTTCACTGGCGCAGGCTGCTGGAACGGAAATACAATCAGGCGGCGCTGCTGGCGCGTGCGGTAAGCAGGCTGGCGGTTGTCCCCGTATTCGTGGACGCTCTCCAGCGCCCTCGCGCCACCAGTCGTCTCGCCAGCTTTTCCGCGGACGAGCGGGCGAGGGAGATGCAGGATGCTATCCGGGTCAGGCCACGGGCTGTCGATACGCTCAAAGGCAGGCGTGTCGTGCTGGTGGATGACATTCTGACAACAGGATCGACAGCCGCCGCCTGCACGAGTGTGCTTCTGTCCGCAGGTGCGGCAAGCGTCTGCCTGCTGGCGGCGGCGCGCACCACGCCGGATGCGCAGGAAGATATCAGTCAGACGGAACTGCCGGAAGATTAG
- the grxC gene encoding glutaredoxin 3, whose protein sequence is MPKIEIYTQPGCPYCVRAVALLDHKKASFTEINAPHGTQERVDARERSGGRTTVPQIFVDGRAIGGCDDLFALERSGKLDALLQAA, encoded by the coding sequence ATGCCGAAGATCGAGATCTACACACAGCCGGGTTGCCCTTACTGCGTTCGGGCTGTGGCGCTCCTTGACCATAAAAAAGCGTCTTTCACGGAGATCAACGCGCCACACGGCACACAGGAACGTGTGGATGCGCGGGAGCGTTCCGGCGGCAGGACCACGGTTCCGCAGATTTTTGTGGATGGCAGGGCCATCGGTGGCTGTGACGATCTCTTTGCGCTTGAGCGGAGCGGAAAGCTGGACGCCCTGCTGCAGGCCGCCTGA
- a CDS encoding DUF1178 family protein, which yields MIHYQLRCVSDHEFEGWFRDSSAFEDQAARGLLSCPYCGTAQVDRALMAPAVRSSRQKRDERQEAPATQAEVPAASVAGQAGIPDILLSALQKMRQEVESKCENVGDKFAEEALRIHYGETEERGIYGRMTDEEHERLEDEGISVQRLPWVQPAEG from the coding sequence ATGATCCACTATCAGCTCCGCTGCGTCTCTGACCATGAATTCGAGGGATGGTTCAGGGATTCTTCCGCCTTCGAGGATCAGGCGGCGCGTGGACTGCTGTCCTGCCCTTATTGCGGGACGGCGCAGGTCGACAGGGCGCTCATGGCGCCTGCTGTGCGTTCATCCCGGCAGAAGAGGGATGAGCGGCAGGAGGCGCCCGCAACACAGGCGGAAGTCCCCGCGGCATCTGTTGCCGGACAGGCAGGCATTCCCGATATCCTGCTGTCCGCACTTCAGAAAATGCGGCAGGAAGTCGAAAGCAAATGCGAAAATGTCGGCGACAAGTTTGCCGAGGAAGCCCTTCGTATCCATTACGGTGAAACCGAAGAGCGCGGCATTTACGGGCGCATGACCGATGAGGAGCATGAACGCCTTGAGGATGAAGGCATTTCAGTTCAAAGGCTTCCCTGGGTACAGCCTGCCGAGGGATAA
- a CDS encoding DUF2147 domain-containing protein produces MKYVTADLPPEAPGRPSSAIAVVKAFVRLFPAAFMALSGPAMMVPAYATEPAAIAGQNAAVMGMWLSEKHDGIFRIAPCGDSVCGTLIGLSYGPDEPMPRAKDGRSECNLVMLTDFRPLKDDPGRWEGKILDPDAGNLYHAQIWSPKPDTLKLRGYILVPVFGETQTWSRYHGTIGPECRMPANP; encoded by the coding sequence ATGAAATACGTGACTGCTGATCTGCCGCCAGAAGCTCCCGGTCGTCCATCATCCGCCATTGCTGTCGTAAAAGCATTTGTCCGGCTGTTTCCTGCTGCTTTCATGGCGCTCTCTGGTCCTGCCATGATGGTGCCTGCCTATGCGACTGAACCCGCCGCCATCGCCGGGCAGAACGCTGCGGTCATGGGAATGTGGCTGAGCGAAAAGCATGACGGCATCTTCCGGATCGCTCCGTGCGGCGACTCTGTCTGCGGTACGCTGATTGGCCTGTCCTATGGTCCGGATGAACCCATGCCACGCGCCAAGGACGGTCGATCGGAATGCAATCTGGTCATGCTCACGGATTTCCGCCCGCTGAAAGATGATCCCGGACGCTGGGAAGGCAAGATTCTCGACCCTGATGCCGGCAATCTGTACCACGCGCAAATCTGGTCGCCGAAACCGGATACCCTGAAGCTGCGTGGCTATATTCTGGTGCCGGTTTTTGGTGAGACCCAGACATGGAGCCGTTATCACGGCACGATCGGTCCCGAATGCCGCATGCCTGCCAATCCGTAA
- a CDS encoding DUF2946 family protein: MRLSGSPATRSPAGRWFIVALTFIGLLGQLALQSLASPDETPRAAILRLTGIDISLMAVISDHSSHHEMSSMNMGHGASADSHHVMPMPDHDGNAGKAHHHGSDCPLCPLLLFFGILLNATVFLPAISAVWLSMRRFCAQPRAPPSFTLLLPPATGPPPVI; encoded by the coding sequence ATGAGGCTTTCGGGTTCTCCCGCGACACGATCGCCTGCCGGTCGCTGGTTTATCGTCGCACTCACCTTCATCGGTCTGCTGGGACAGCTTGCCCTGCAGAGCCTCGCCTCGCCGGACGAGACGCCTCGTGCGGCCATTCTCCGTCTGACCGGTATCGACATCAGCCTCATGGCTGTCATCTCCGATCATTCGTCGCATCATGAAATGAGCAGCATGAACATGGGACACGGCGCTTCAGCCGACAGTCACCATGTCATGCCCATGCCCGACCACGACGGAAACGCCGGCAAGGCGCATCATCACGGCAGTGACTGCCCGCTCTGTCCACTGCTGCTGTTTTTCGGCATTCTTCTGAACGCGACAGTCTTTCTGCCAGCCATCAGCGCGGTGTGGCTGTCGATGCGCCGTTTCTGCGCGCAACCAAGAGCGCCGCCCTCTTTCACTCTGCTGCTGCCACCGGCGACAGGGCCTCCACCCGTCATCTGA
- a CDS encoding TonB-dependent receptor: protein MFTPGHKHALLCSVFTLGFFVSVSPFAVFSACAATFDLSPAKSLSPASSRSSQARVSAESDASGHTKVVAQADENIIVNAIRLRDRTSPDTTSLFRHSLGFSSYSAGGVSALPVLNGMADDRIATIVDGMRIASACPNHMNPALSYVDPDSVATAQAIAGITPVSIGGDSTGGSIVVERRDPLFAEHGKLLVTGHVRGDYRSNGGGSGASGTITVANDTWSLRYTGSYAHASDYRTGGSASRQVRSTSYLSFNHAVTAGFHKDNHLASVTFGQQDIPYEGFPNQYMDMTNNRSTYVNGKYRGDFDWGSLEARAYWQRVDHVMNMMNDKGGHTATTGMPMNTDSRSVGYTLKAIIPLAPKHTLTLGSEFEHNGLNDWWPPLSGSMMMGPNTFHNINNGHRDRLGHYAEWNAQWLPRVSTLLGFRSDLIMMNTGQVAPYSWTGMMSMADAMAAQKFNAASRGHTDTNFDVTALVRWHPLDSLSIEGGYARKTRSPNLYERYSWARGAMATSMIGWFGDGNGYVGNLHLTPEVANTASFTVTWHDPVDDGWEVKIQPYYTYTHNYINVVRIGSFSDGLSKLQFVNHNAQSYGINSSAKARLWKTEAYGTGEIRANLNWVRGQDLQNHSGLYHQMPTNGTVGLYETYQNLTGRIETTLVKSKDTVDWIRNEPRTPGYVLLGLGGSYRWRNFLLDASIENICNQKYYLPLGGLSLGDYKATGIMSPLQGMGRSFNVSLTASF from the coding sequence ATGTTCACTCCCGGCCACAAGCACGCGCTGCTGTGCTCTGTTTTCACGCTTGGATTTTTCGTCTCTGTCTCGCCGTTCGCAGTATTCAGCGCCTGTGCTGCCACGTTTGACCTGAGTCCGGCAAAAAGCCTTTCCCCCGCTTCATCCAGATCCTCTCAGGCCAGGGTGTCGGCTGAATCGGATGCTTCCGGACACACCAAAGTCGTTGCACAGGCTGATGAGAACATCATCGTCAACGCAATCAGGCTGCGCGACCGCACCAGCCCTGACACGACTTCGCTTTTTCGCCACAGCCTCGGCTTCAGTTCCTATTCCGCAGGAGGAGTCTCCGCACTGCCGGTGCTGAATGGGATGGCGGACGACCGTATCGCCACGATTGTCGACGGTATGAGGATCGCCTCCGCCTGTCCAAACCACATGAATCCTGCCCTGTCCTATGTCGATCCTGATTCCGTTGCGACGGCGCAGGCGATCGCGGGAATTACTCCTGTGAGCATCGGCGGCGACAGCACGGGCGGCAGCATCGTGGTGGAACGGCGTGATCCCCTGTTTGCCGAGCACGGCAAGCTTCTGGTCACCGGGCATGTGCGGGGAGATTACCGCAGCAATGGCGGCGGGTCAGGCGCATCGGGAACCATAACCGTCGCCAACGATACATGGAGCCTGCGCTATACCGGCTCGTATGCTCATGCCAGCGATTACAGGACTGGTGGGAGCGCCAGCAGACAGGTCCGTTCGACCAGCTATCTGAGCTTCAATCATGCCGTGACCGCCGGTTTCCACAAGGACAACCATCTGGCTTCCGTCACTTTTGGTCAGCAGGATATTCCTTACGAAGGCTTTCCCAACCAGTACATGGACATGACAAACAATCGCTCCACCTATGTGAACGGCAAATACAGGGGCGACTTCGACTGGGGCTCTCTGGAGGCGCGAGCCTACTGGCAGCGCGTCGATCATGTGATGAACATGATGAACGACAAGGGTGGCCACACCGCCACCACCGGAATGCCGATGAACACCGACTCCCGCTCGGTCGGTTACACCCTCAAGGCGATCATTCCTCTCGCGCCGAAGCATACGCTGACGCTTGGCAGCGAGTTCGAGCATAACGGACTGAATGACTGGTGGCCGCCACTATCCGGCAGCATGATGATGGGGCCAAATACGTTCCACAACATCAACAACGGTCACCGCGACCGACTGGGCCACTATGCGGAATGGAACGCCCAGTGGCTGCCCCGGGTATCCACGCTGCTCGGCTTTCGTAGCGACCTGATCATGATGAACACGGGGCAGGTCGCGCCCTATTCATGGACCGGCATGATGTCGATGGCCGACGCCATGGCGGCTCAAAAGTTCAATGCGGCGTCACGGGGACACACTGACACGAACTTCGATGTGACGGCTCTGGTTCGCTGGCATCCGCTGGACAGTCTGTCGATCGAAGGTGGATACGCCCGAAAAACACGGTCTCCCAACCTTTATGAGCGCTATTCCTGGGCTCGGGGGGCGATGGCCACCAGCATGATCGGCTGGTTCGGTGATGGAAACGGCTATGTCGGCAATCTTCATCTGACGCCGGAGGTTGCCAATACGGCGAGCTTCACCGTGACCTGGCATGATCCGGTTGATGATGGCTGGGAAGTGAAGATCCAGCCTTATTATACCTATACGCATAACTACATAAATGTTGTGCGGATCGGTTCTTTCTCTGACGGACTCTCAAAGCTTCAGTTCGTGAATCACAACGCGCAGAGTTATGGAATCAATTCTTCCGCAAAAGCGCGGCTATGGAAGACCGAGGCGTATGGAACAGGAGAAATCCGCGCCAATCTGAACTGGGTGCGGGGACAGGATCTGCAAAATCACTCCGGTCTCTATCACCAGATGCCGACCAACGGCACAGTAGGACTTTACGAAACCTACCAGAACTTGACGGGGCGCATCGAAACCACTCTGGTCAAGAGCAAGGATACGGTGGACTGGATCAGAAACGAGCCACGCACACCGGGCTATGTGCTGCTTGGTCTTGGCGGCAGCTATCGCTGGCGGAACTTCCTGCTGGATGCCAGTATCGAGAATATCTGTAACCAGAAATACTATCTCCCGCTGGGAGGTCTGTCGCTGGGAGACTACAAAGCGACCGGCATCATGAGCCCGCTTCAGGGAATGGGGCGGTCATTCAATGTGAGCCTGACGGCTTCTTTCTGA